Genomic window (Akkermansiaceae bacterium):
CACATCCTCCCGCGTGCCGTAGTGGCCATTGTGAAAGGCCCACTCCTCGGTGACTTCGTAAACGTTGCGCGACGGACCGTCGTAATCGATCAGGATCAGGTCGCGCTCGCGCTTCTCCTCGTGATCGAAGAACTTGCCCCGATTGCGCAGGTGCTCGACGAATTCCCGGTTGCCGTAGATGTCGGTGTGGAGATGGCGGAACTGACCGAGCAAGGCGCCCTCGGCCTCGGCATAGCGCGGGCTGAATTCCCGCACCTTGGCGTCGAGCAGATCGGAGCAAAGGTATGGACACGCTCCCAACCCATTGATGCTCTGCATCTTGAGTCCTTCCCCCGAGAACAAAATGCGTGTGACGAGAAGAAAATTCTTGCCATGTAACATCGCTATGTTACATCACATAACATGGCTCGTGGCGATTCCGGACGAATAGTGCTCGAAATAGATCCTTCCCTAAAGGATGAGCTTTACTCTGCGCTGACCCGAGATGGGCACACATTGAAAAGTTGGTTTCTGGCGAACACTGAGAAATACCTTCTTGAACGAAACCAACTCCAATTGTTCCGACCAGCCCTCGTGGCCGAGGAACCTGCAGAATACAAGGCCAGTGGCAAAAAGAATGGCGGCCGTAATTCTGACAAGAAAAATAAATAAACAAATATATGAATTTTATTGAATTTGAGTCGGCTCAAAAACTCAGAGGCGGCTTCTACACCGAATCCGCTATTGCGGAGTATCTTGTGAGGTGGATTTCAGAGAAGAAACCGAAATCCATTCTTGAGCCCAGCTGCGGAGACGGCTCGTTCCTTCGCGCCATTAAAGCCGTCGGATTAAACTCTGTTAGCGATATTGTTGCTTGCGAACTGGATCCAGTTGAGGCCGCAAAAGCACGGGAGACTACAAAACTGCCTGTTGAGGTGCTCGATAGCGATTTTTTGCGTTGGTATCTGATCCATGGTCAAAATGGAAAACGGTTTGATGCAGTCCTCGGGAATCCGCCTTTCATTCGATACCAGTATCTTCCCTCTGAACAGCAGCTGCTAGCCGAGAAAATATTCTCCCAATTGGGGCTCCGCTTTACAAAGCACACCAACGCTTGGGTGCCGTTTGTATTGGCGTCGTTACGCCTTCTTAAGCCAGGCGGACGGCTTGCCATGGTCATTCCTTCTGAAATCTTTCACATTCCCCACGCACAGTCATTACGACAATATTTGGGCGAACATTGCTCAAAGATTTTGATCATTGATCCGAAAGAAATCTGGTTCGGTGAAACTCTACAGGGAACAGTTCTCCTGCTAGCGGAAAAGAAGGCCGAAAGCAGGGAAAAAGGACATGGGGTCGCGGTAATTCCTGCCCGGTCACGCGAATCCCTCAACGAGAGCCCCGAGGAACACTTTCAATCTTCGATTTATGCAAATGGCTCCACGATTGAAGGAAAGTGGATGCCCGTATTTTTGACGGTAGAAGAAAGAGCACTCCTCTCCGACTTGAGATCACGTGACGATGTAAAGAAATTCTCCGAAATCGCGTCAGTAGATGTGGGAATAGTTACCGGAGCAAATAAATTCTTCCTCGTTCCTGACGCTACAGTAAGTGAATTTTCGCTGCAGCGATGGGCACATCCTATGTTTGGCCGGAGTAATCATGTCAAAGGGCTCGTATATGGAGGTGCCGACCATGAATCGAATAAGAAAACGGGGCTTCCCGCCAACTTCTTATGGTTTGAAGAAGAGCAAATCGAAAAACTACCCGCGAATGTGAGGAAGTATTTAGATATAGGATTGAGCCAAAGTCTCCATACGAGGTTCAAATGTAGAACACGGAAAACTTGGTATAAAGTTCCATCGGTATACTCAGCACCCATAGCGATGTTGAAACGAGCGCATCATTTTCCTCGACTGGTATTGAACAGTGCAGAAGCTTACACAACTGATACCGCATATCGCATCCAGCCTCTCAATATCAAACCTGCTCAGCTCGTGTTTGGTTTCGTGAATAGTCTTACTAGTCTTACAGCAGAAATGGAGGGCAGGCACTATGGCGGCGGAGTGCTGGAACTCGTTCCGTCTGAAATTGAGCGTCTTCTGGTGCCCGTCATTAAAGCAACGAACCGTGATTTACAAATGGCGGACAAGAGATTTCGGTCAGTCTCAAACGACACAGATTTTCTTCGTATCCACGACGCACTCGTTTTGGGGCGTTTGGGATTGAGTGAGTCTGATCAGGACTCGCTACATTCAGCCTGGATGAAGCTTCGAGATCGTCGACATAGAGTAGACTCATCGGCTGTGAAAGACAGTGCCAAGTGATGTTCAAGCCTGCAGGCGAAACCTACGTTATATCGATGGCAAACTCGACGTCATCATCTGCCGTTTCGTAGAGTGAAAACACTGCTCCAGCCAAGTTTTCCCTAACTACAATGGGAGTGAATTCTTGTCCCCATCGAAGAATTGTAGTGTAATTCGCCTGTCCTGCTTCTCCTGAAGGTTTGTGGCTGATTTCAAAGTTTCGGATCCCGTAATCCTGACCGCGTATAATTATCCGCATTGGAACGAATGCATGCTCTTTCTCTTGTTGGGTATGGCCGAATTCACGCTCCCAAGGATAGTCCGCAAACATTTGTCGGAAATATCGTGTCCAATCAATCCTTGTTCCTTGAGGGTTCTCGAATCGAGC
Coding sequences:
- a CDS encoding SAM-dependent DNA methyltransferase codes for the protein MNFIEFESAQKLRGGFYTESAIAEYLVRWISEKKPKSILEPSCGDGSFLRAIKAVGLNSVSDIVACELDPVEAAKARETTKLPVEVLDSDFLRWYLIHGQNGKRFDAVLGNPPFIRYQYLPSEQQLLAEKIFSQLGLRFTKHTNAWVPFVLASLRLLKPGGRLAMVIPSEIFHIPHAQSLRQYLGEHCSKILIIDPKEIWFGETLQGTVLLLAEKKAESREKGHGVAVIPARSRESLNESPEEHFQSSIYANGSTIEGKWMPVFLTVEERALLSDLRSRDDVKKFSEIASVDVGIVTGANKFFLVPDATVSEFSLQRWAHPMFGRSNHVKGLVYGGADHESNKKTGLPANFLWFEEEQIEKLPANVRKYLDIGLSQSLHTRFKCRTRKTWYKVPSVYSAPIAMLKRAHHFPRLVLNSAEAYTTDTAYRIQPLNIKPAQLVFGFVNSLTSLTAEMEGRHYGGGVLELVPSEIERLLVPVIKATNRDLQMADKRFRSVSNDTDFLRIHDALVLGRLGLSESDQDSLHSAWMKLRDRRHRVDSSAVKDSAK